The DNA region GATCAAACAACTGTTCGATCCATCGTAGGCCACGGCTTCCACAATGTAAGGCTGCTGACAGTCATACTCACCAAAGGTGCCGGTAATCTGTCGGTAGACGCAGTAGGCCAGGGAGTCACCGTTTGAACTGATAAAGGTTTGAGCGGTAGTCGCATCGAGCGCCCGGACATAATCGCCGACCTGGGGAATGGTATCCCCCGTGTCTCCGGAGAAGTGAATCTGCAAGACCGTCGTATCAGAGGTCCAACCGGCGCTATCGATGGTGTTCCAGTTATGAGTTGTGCCTGTCCCATCATAAGAGGTATTGAGTGGGATGCTGGTGTCTAAAGCGGCCATAAAGTCAGCGGCCACAGTTGTTCCGCCACTAACCACAGGAGCTATAACGGTGTTAGCTACGGTGTCGCCCATTTCGGTATTAAAGGTAATTTCCACGTAATCACAGGACTGCTGTCCATCGCAGTCGTCCTGATCGGGGTAGGCCACAATGCTCAGGATGCAGGGGGTTGGCCGCAGCAGGATCTCACCCGCTGGCGAGGACGGATCAAAGCCGATCGGGCTATTGGACTCGGTATATTGGGTAAGTGTCCGGTCAGTTGTGGCGCCACTCGAGAGCACACAACTGATGTTGCTGAAGGTCAACCGGCTGACCACGGTGCCGCTGGGGTTAGCCCCATCAAGAACTTTAAACCTGATCCTGGCAATGGGATAATCAGAGTATGTTCTGCCTATGGGGACACCATAGGTGGGCATTCCACCAGAACTTTTATCTTCCTCTTGAACCACGGAGATAGAGACCTTCTGGGCCTCTTCATCAACCACCCAGTGAAAGATGGGATGGAATACCGTGGTATCTCCTGACGCATTAACGGTGGGTGAATCAAGCAGATCGCCCAGTTCCACCGAGACCACATCTAAGATGCTCGACTGGGTATAATCGACGTCAAAGGCAATACCATAAAGAATCTGGGTATCAGCCGCATCAACTACTTCGGGAGTAGGGATGCCGGCCATGCCATCTAAGTAGACATAGAAATCGGCATAGCCACCTGGGGTGGTAGTGATGGATTGACAGGATCTTACATCAGCCAGATCACCGGGCACCACATCAGACAGAAAAAGGGTTCCGCTATCATTGATAGCCCCCGTATCTATCACCGTAACCTGAATGGTATCCAGCCGGCTGAGATTGATGCCGTCATAAACCTGGAGCCCGAAGACATAATCTCCCGTATCCTGGTTGGTAGCAGAGGCGTCGGTAGTCGGAGCCATAAAGCGGAGCTTCTGGGAATAGGTGTCAGAGGTGCCTTCGGCCGGGCTGTAGTCTTCGGCTGCCTGGGCCAGGGTATCTAAGATATAGCCATTACCACTGTTAGCGGTTGACGGCTGGCTGACTATACTCCAGCGATAGGAGAGTCGATCGGAGTTGGGATCGTTAGAGCCGGCCCCATCGAGGACCACATACTGGCCCATATAGACATATTTTATTTCCTGGGTCTTGTTGTCGTCTATGTCAGCCGTGGGCGGAGTATTGAAATTGGCCAGGCGATTAGCTGTACCGCCGTTTCCAAGCCAGGCGGGCGTCCAACTGCCTGCCGTGCCGTTCCAATAGGCAATGTAGTCAGTGACCGTATCGCCGCGATCATAGAAGCCGGTGGTAGCTCCAGTCAGGCCGTTTTCAAAACCGTCGGCATTAGAGGGATCATAGGGGCCGTCTTTGCCATAGCCGGTGCCGGACTTGGAGATACCCCACCAGTTATTCCTGGCCGAGATAACCGTGGTTTGAGTCGGGTCCTCTTTTTCCATGCCGTAATCACAATTGTCCCAGATAGCACACTGGCTCACGGACACGGTGGCCGCTTCATAGCCGGCGCCAATAAAGACACCGGTGTTATTCCGGGTGATGTAGCTGTCTGTAACGGTGACGGTAGCGTCAGCCGCGGCAATATTTATACCGTTATCAGCATATTTGATGGTGGCATCGGGAATATTTCCGGTAGAGCCGGCGGCAAACTTGATGCCTTTCCAGTCACCGCAGGCACCATCAGAGAATCCGTTGGCATTGGAATCCCGGCCGTCGGTCACGTCGTCATTAAAGGAAGTAAACAGGACAGTATTCCCCAGCCAATCACTCTGGCTGACCACTTTGGCTCCGCCGGTGGTGAGGGTTCCGTTTACCACCAGGGTAAGGTCATCCCCGGCCTTGAGAACTTGACCCGGCCTAATAGTCAGAGTGATACCGGTGGCTATGGTCAGATCATCTTTATCAAAGATATAGGGAACCGCTGTTCCATCCATAACGGTATCTATGGTGATGGTCGAATTCAGGTGGACGCCGTCGTGGGTATTGGTCAAATACCCCTCGATCTCCGTAGACTTATTGTAGATATTATTCCTGATGGTCCACCCGCCGATACCGTCGTTTACGCTGTCGGCTCCCACAAATCCGGCCAGTTCAATCGGCCAGTATTCATCATAAATCCAGTTGCCCGTAATGGTTTCCCCTCTGGAGTTGGAATAGATACCGCCATTTATCCCGTATTCATAATAGTCTACCCCGCCGGAACCGTTTTCAAAAGCCGCCCCTGAGATATAGGCCTCATCCGGGAATCCGGCCTTGAAGGCGCGACTGTCGTCATCATCATCAGTGGTGGTAGCACTTCCAGTACAATCCCAGTAAAAACGGGTCAGGGCATCATGTTCGCTGTCTACGTAGACCAGGGGGCCTTGCTCAGTGTATACCGTGGCCCGAAGGGAATCAGGCACAGGGGCCGTGTGAGAATGGGCGGTGCTGGTGTAATTTCCGTTCTGATAAATAGTACATCCGGTAACCGTTAAGACAGTGGCGTTACCATTCTGGGTGGAGTCACCCATGTTCTTGATACCCCAATCCCAGTTGCCGTAAATATTGCAGTCGGTTACATTGACTGTCCCGGCCGAGGTGGCGATTCTGACACCATCCAGCCGGTTATATCGGGCCGTGGAATCATCCAGGGTGAAGGTCCCGTCAGGGATAACTCCCTTTACCAGAATACCAGAGCCAAAGCTATACTGCAAGGTAACATTATTGATGGTCGGCTCAGCCGAGTCAACCACGATCATACCGGTGGCCAACTCATCCAGGTTGCCGATCTCGGTTTCGCCAATGGCATCGGCGTCGTCACCGTAAAGTCCACCATACTCGAGGGTGGCATAACGGATGGTTCCAGCCGAACCGGCTCCAAAGTAAATAGAGTTCCAGTCTCCCCGATCCGGGAGGGCCGTGCTCTGTCCCTTAGAGGTAAAGGTGATCTTCTTAGTAGCTGTTCCAGCCGCGGTCAGGGTTGCCCCAGACCTAACGGTAATGCCGAGCTGATAGGCCAATCTGGATTTATTATCCGGCACAAAGACCACTGTAACACCAGGCTTAATGGTCAGGGTATTACCTGAAGCAATCTCAACACCACCCTCAACGATGTAAGGGCTGCCATTTTCTTCCCAGGTAGCAGGAACACTGTGCTCCAGGCTGCCGGCGCCAACTACTCCATCCTGCACGTGGTAGCTGGGGGCATTGGGATACTGGTCATCCCAGACCCGGTTAACATAGGTGCCGCTCGTGACCACAATGGCCTGTTTACCTGCGGTGTAACCCAGGCTGGGGTCTTCATCGGCCGTAATCTTGGTGGCCAGTCCAGCCGCTGCGTCCCGGTAGTAAAAGGTGGCTGAATTCTGACCGGCCTTGATAGTCACTGAGGTGATGGCCTTAAAGGTATCCTTCGTCCCGTAAAGGGAGAACTCGGCCACGCCGGTTGAATTGGAAGTAAGCTTAATTGTCAGGTCGGCTGCAGCCGCCTCTGCTTTACCGTAACTGTTCTGAAGCTGGATGGTGATTGGGCCGGAAATCATATTGGCTGCTACGGCCTGCATATCGCTGGTAAATACAATCTTCGATACGGCCGCTTTAGCCACGCCGGCACCAACCGCCAACATAAAAACTGTTAGAAGAACGATTAATTCGCTTCCCCATTTGTTCTTCACTCTTTTCATAAGAAATAAACCTCCTTTTTGATTTTTTCGTCTTGTCCTCATCTTTATCTTTACTGGATGGGGGCTGACGAAATTCCCCTCCTCCCTGTTTTTTGATGGCCTATTTTATTATGTTATAAATGCGGTGCAGATCGGCTGGATAATGAACTTAGTCGCCGGCTTTGAGACTGCGTATAACGTATAAGATAATAGACCACTGTGATTTTACAGTTAGCAGCAGTCGCCGCTGCTCTCTAAATTACCCCTCCTTTCTTGAAAAAATCAAATACCCCACTTTGGTCAGGAAGATAGAGAAGATAGAGTGGGTATTTACCCCTTGGCCTTTTAGTCGCTAGGTGCTTTGTTTATCCGGAGAGGGATGGCGGCCTGCCCTCTCCTGGTAAGGGAGCTTGGAATTCAACCTCCTCTAATACAATTATTAAGGTAACTATTCAGCTACGGATGGACACGGATGAAACACTGATGGGCAACCACAGAGGGTTGCCCCTACTTGTGTTGGGCAACCACAAGGGGTTGATGGGCAACCACAAGGGTTGCCCCTACTATTTATCCGTGCTAATCCGTGTTAATCCGTGGCTGAATAATTACATTGATAATTAAAAAGGCTTATCACCTTTCCAGGATACACCCTCCACCTGGTGATGATAAGCCTTCTTTTTTCTGTCTTAGGTGGAAGGCGCATTCTGGATTAAATGCGAAATTCAAGCTTGTTTTTATCTTGGAGATGCAACTTCAAAGGTAATTATGGCGCAACTTCTACTGATGAACTATGTTACATAATGTATTACGGTACGGTGGTGATAAGGCACACCTTTCCACTTGTTCACTACACTTTGTTTATCTTATCGACCATATATTAAATAAACTTTAGAGGTTTTTCGATCTGTGGGGTTAAACTTCTTGTAACCGTTCAGCCACCAAGGCACGAAGACACGAAGGGGAAATTATTGATGAATTTTGTGTCTTCGTGTCTTTGTGGCTGAACACTTACAACTTCTTTTTTTGGGGGGGGGCGATAAAGAGGCTATAATGCTGGGGAAGAAAGAAACCAGGTTTCTTGAAGAAACCTGGTTTCTGTTTAACACCACCTCCGGCAGGTTTCAAACCTGCCGAAGGTTTAGAAGTCTCATACAGGATAGCCGCTTACTTCAATACGACCATCCTCCGGGTCGAAGTCACATCTCCGGCTATTAACTGGTAGAGATAAACTCCGGAGGCCACTTCATGGCCATTGGAGTCTTTTCCATCCCAGTAAGCCGCCCGGCTCTTGCTGGTGTAGGTCCCGGCCTCAAGTTTGCCCAGGTCAAGGGTCCTGACCAATTCGCCGGAAAGGGTATAAATCTTGATGGTTACATTGGTCTCTGCCAGGAGGGCGAAAGGTATCCAGACCTCAGGATTAAGCGGGTTAGGATAGCTCTGCCTCAGCGTAGTCTTGAGCGGAACCGTGGCGGCCAGTCCCAGGTTAATGGCTGTCTCTAAGAGGGACTTCATCTCTAAGACCTTCGTGGTCTGGGGGCCGGCCTCCAGGGCAGCCAATACGGCCTTGTAGCCTTCCAGATAGAGGGAATGATCCACGCCGACCAGGCCAGCCATTGCCGGGGCAGGATAGACCCCATCGATGTGGGTATGGGTTTTGCCCCAGTTGAGACCAACGATGAGGACATCGGCTGCCTCAACCTTACCGTTGCCATCAGCATCAGCATAAGTGGCGCTTCTGGCGGCAGTGCCGGCCTCTCCCCACCAGATTACCCGGCCGAGCTTGGCCTGGTCTTCCCAGTCAATCTTAATGGGATAGCGGGCTGGGCCGCTTGTCCCCCAGTATTGACCGATAGGCAGGATATCGGCCGCATCAACATCGCCGTCATTGTCTGTATCACCCGGCCAGAGCGATTCAACCTCGGCCGAACAGAAATTGCCCTGAAGCTCGACCGTATCAGAGCCTGCATTGCCGGCTACATCGGTCAGGAAGGTATAAAATTTATCAGGCTTGGCATAATTCATTACAATAGTGTCGCCTACCGTCACCTCGGTAGTGGCCTCATCGATCCAGATCTTCAGGACCGCATCACCAATCCATTCGGTCTCGACCTGGCCCCAATTATGTCTGACCCCAAAGGCCGGAGTATTATGATCAAATACGGCCAGGGCCGTCTCGATATTGATATTGGTTATGCTGGGGGAATATGTCCCAATTTCCTTCAGATTGAGCATTGGTTCGTTGAAACGGATGAGCACGTAGTCCTGTTTGCCGGCGCCTTTATCTTCGCCCCGGCTGCCGTATCCGGTGATCTGACTGGCATCTGGATCCTCGGCGGGGCTTCTAAGTAGACAACTGTTTGATCCATCGTAGGCCACGGCTTCAATAATATAAGGCGGCAGGCAGTCATACTGACCAAAGGAGCCGGTGATCTGCCGGGGGACACAGAAGGCCAGGGAATCACCCATTGAACTGACAAAGCCTTGAGTTATGGTCTGATCAGCCGGCCGTGCCCAATCACCGACCCTGGGGATATCATTCTGAGGGTGGCCGGAAAAGACCGCCACGAATTCGGTGTTAGATAGCCAATAACCGGTATCAATGGTTTCCCAGGGGTGAGTTGTGCCGTTTCCATCTTTATCGGTGTTAAGCGGGAGGCTGGCATTTAGAGCCGCGGTGAGGGTAGCGCTCGTCCAGGTAAGATCAGCCATGCCAGAGATACGGCTGTCCATAGCGGTGTTAAAGGTAATCTTCACTGAATCACCGCTCTGCTGTCCGTCGCAATTATCCTGATCAGGCGTGGCCACAATGCTCGTGAGGCAGGGGATGGGTCTCAACCTGATCTCGCCTGCTGGCGAGTTAGGATCAAAACCAATAGGGGTATTAGTCTCGGTATATCTGGTAATGGCCGGTTTAGTCCCGGCAGGTTTAGGCCCATCAGAGAGACTACAACTGATGTTACTGAAGGTCAGCCGGCTGACCACCACCCCGCTTGGCTTGGCGCCTTCCAGGACCTTAAACCTGACCCTGGCTATGGGATAATCAGCGTAGGTTCTACCTGTCGGGACGCCATACACATAGAGGCCATTGGCGCTTCTATCTGCCTCTTGAGTCACCGAGATAGAAACCTTCTGGGACTTTTCATCCACCACCCAGTGAAGGATGGGGTGGATTATGCCGACCGCGGTAGGTGAATCGAGCAGATCGCCCAATTCCACCGAGACCACATCCACGAGGCTGG from bacterium includes:
- a CDS encoding right-handed parallel beta-helix repeat-containing protein; the encoded protein is MKRVKNKWGSELIVLLTVFMLAVGAGVAKAAVSKIVFTSDMQAVAANMISGPITIQLQNSYGKAEAAAADLTIKLTSNSTGVAEFSLYGTKDTFKAITSVTIKAGQNSATFYYRDAAAGLATKITADEDPSLGYTAGKQAIVVTSGTYVNRVWDDQYPNAPSYHVQDGVVGAGSLEHSVPATWEENGSPYIVEGGVEIASGNTLTIKPGVTVVFVPDNKSRLAYQLGITVRSGATLTAAGTATKKITFTSKGQSTALPDRGDWNSIYFGAGSAGTIRYATLEYGGLYGDDADAIGETEIGNLDELATGMIVVDSAEPTINNVTLQYSFGSGILVKGVIPDGTFTLDDSTARYNRLDGVRIATSAGTVNVTDCNIYGNWDWGIKNMGDSTQNGNATVLTVTGCTIYQNGNYTSTAHSHTAPVPDSLRATVYTEQGPLVYVDSEHDALTRFYWDCTGSATTTDDDDDSRAFKAGFPDEAYISGAAFENGSGGVDYYEYGINGGIYSNSRGETITGNWIYDEYWPIELAGFVGADSVNDGIGGWTIRNNIYNKSTEIEGYLTNTHDGVHLNSTITIDTVMDGTAVPYIFDKDDLTIATGITLTIRPGQVLKAGDDLTLVVNGTLTTGGAKVVSQSDWLGNTVLFTSFNDDVTDGRDSNANGFSDGACGDWKGIKFAAGSTGNIPDATIKYADNGINIAAADATVTVTDSYITRNNTGVFIGAGYEAATVSVSQCAIWDNCDYGMEKEDPTQTTVISARNNWWGISKSGTGYGKDGPYDPSNADGFENGLTGATTGFYDRGDTVTDYIAYWNGTAGSWTPAWLGNGGTANRLANFNTPPTADIDDNKTQEIKYVYMGQYVVLDGAGSNDPNSDRLSYRWSIVSQPSTANSGNGYILDTLAQAAEDYSPAEGTSDTYSQKLRFMAPTTDASATNQDTGDYVFGLQVYDGINLSRLDTIQVTVIDTGAINDSGTLFLSDVVPGDLADVRSCQSITTTPGGYADFYVYLDGMAGIPTPEVVDAADTQILYGIAFDVDYTQSSILDVVSVELGDLLDSPTVNASGDTTVFHPIFHWVVDEEAQKVSISVVQEEDKSSGGMPTYGVPIGRTYSDYPIARIRFKVLDGANPSGTVVSRLTFSNISCVLSSGATTDRTLTQYTESNSPIGFDPSSPAGEILLRPTPCILSIVAYPDQDDCDGQQSCDYVEITFNTEMGDTVANTVIAPVVSGGTTVAADFMAALDTSIPLNTSYDGTGTTHNWNTIDSAGWTSDTTVLQIHFSGDTGDTIPQVGDYVRALDATTAQTFISSNGDSLAYCVYRQITGTFGEYDCQQPYIVEAVAYDGSNSCLIRSTTEDSDANQNTGMGTRGEDKGSGKEDYVLIRFNEPMINLKEIGTYAPTVTSINIDTALSVWDHNSAAYTSRHLWGDVQTEWIGDAVLKIWIDAASTAVTVGDTIVMNYHNEPAEFYTFLTDVAGNSGQDTAELQGNFCPSVVELWPGDTDNDGDVDAADVLPIGQYWGQSGTQRYPRKVDWEDQAELGRVTWWGDIGTNARSATYADADGNGKVEAADVLIVGLNWGKTATNLEGVYPAPTLAGLVGIDHSLYLEGYRAVLAVLEAGPQTSAVLEMKSLLETAINMGLAATVPLKTSLGQSYPNPLNPEAWIPFALANEASVTINIYSMSGELVRTLDLGNLRAGTYSSKVRAAYWDGKDSNGQEVASGVYLYQLRAGDITSTRKMVVLK